AGCGCCGACGCAAAGTCCGGCGCCGCGGCGATGCGCGCCGTGTCGAGGCGGCCGCAAAGCGTGCCGCCGCAATCGCAGACCACCAGGGCCGTCCCAGAACCGTTCATGGCAGGCTCTCCAGGACCCGCAGGGCGGCACCCGCGGCCCTCAGACCCTCCCCCACTGCCTCTGGGATGCTGACCGGGCCTCCAGCGGCGCCCGCCGCCACAATCCCCGCCGGGAGGTCGCATAGGAAGCCTTCAGCGGCCGCCGGCATGCCGGCGGCTGCGCCGGGCGAATCCATGCCGACCGCCAGCACCACCAGGTCGAAGAGCTCCTGGCGTCTGGTGGCCGTGGCGACGTCCTCGAACGTCAGAAGCAGCCCCCCGGGCTCCGAAAGCACATCCGCAGGGATGCCGCGCACCAGACGGATCTCCGGCGGCAGGTCGTTGAAAAGGCGCGCGATCCCTGGAGCGCACCGCTGCAGGTCCATGAAGAAGAGGGTGGCCTCCAGACGCGGGAGTTCGCGTACCATGCGGCCGGCCAGGCGCAACGCGGTGGGGCAGCAGACCTGCGAGCACCAGCCCCTGCCGGCGGCCAGGTCCCGGGAGCCGACACAGTGCACGAACGCCACCCGCCGGCTGCCGGGCATCAGATGCGACAGGTATTCCGGTCCATGCTGCCACAGGCCCCTCTCGAGATCCATGGTGGTAATTACACCCGGAAGGCGACCGTAGCCGAACTGGCCCTTGCGCTCCGCCGGAAACGGCGCAAATCCGGTGGCTAGGACCACCACATCCGCCTGCACCGACTCCTCGAACGAGGCGTCATCCAAGAGGACTGCACCAAATGGGCACGCATCACGGCAGATCACGCAGTCCTCGCCCCGGGCGCGCAGGCACGCCTCCTGGTCCAGAACGTAGGCCAGGGGCAGCGCCTGGGGGTGGGGCTGGGCAATCGCGGCAACCGGACACACATCGGCACACCGGCCGCACCCGGTACAGTGCGATATGTCCACGCCCCGTGGCCGGTAGGCCAGGCGAACGGCGAAGCTGCCCGGCCCACCTTCGATCCTCAGAACCTGCGTGTCCACCCGCAGCGTTACGCCGGTGCCGGGTTGCATCGTCCGGCCGGACCGGGCTGCCAGGCAAACCCCGCACAGGTTACAGTCGGTTGCTGCCTTGCAGGCATAGCAGGCCGCCCATCCGCCGATCACCGGCCCTTGTTCGGCCAGCAGCACAGGAATCCCCCTGGCGGCCAGGGCCTGCGCCGCGGTCAGACCGGCGGGTCCGGCCCCCACCACCAACGCGGTGCGGGCATGGGTTAGAACAGCCCCACCACCTTCCCCGTCTTCGGGTCTATGTCCACCTTGGTGGCCGCCGGGGCCTTGGGCAGTCCGGGCATGGTGCGCATCTGTCCGCACAACGGATAGAGGAATCCGGCGCCTACCGAGGCACGGATGTCTCGCACCGTCACACGGAAGCCCCGGGGCCGGTTCTTGAGTGCCGGGTTGTCCGAGAGCGATAGGTGCGACTTGGCCATGCAGATGGGCAGCTTGTCGTAGCCAAACTTGGTGTAAAGCTTGATCTTGGCCTCCGCGGCCGGTTCGAAGTCCACCCCGTCGGCACCGTAGATCTTGGTGGCGATGGTCTCGATCTTCTCGCGGATCGGCATCTCCAGCGGGTAGAGGAACTGCATGTGGCTGGGCTGCCCGGTGGCCTTCACCACTGCCTTGGCCAGCTCCAGCGCGCCTTCGCCGCCCCGGGCGTGGTGATCGCTGGTAACGGCGTCCACAGCGCCGGCGGCCAGAGAGGCCTCGCGGACGGCGGCGATCTCGCGCTCGGTGTCGGTGGGGAACAGGTTGATGGCCACGACCACCGGCAGGCCGTGCAGCCGCATGTTCTCGATGTGCTTCTGGAGGTTCTCACACCCGCGTGTGACCGCCTCGACATTCTCGCTGACCAGCTCGGGCGGAAGCGGCCGGCCGGGGACAACGCGGCCCACGCCTCCGTGCATCTTCAGAGCCCGGATGGTCGCCACCACCACGGCCGCGTCCAACTTGAGACCCGAGTACCGGCACTTGACGTTGAGCATCTTCTCGGCGCCGATATCCGCCCCGAACCCGCTCTCCGTGACCACGTAGTCGGCCAGCTTGACGGCGATCTTGTCCGCCACGATTGAGTTATTGCCGTGGGCGATGTTGGCGAACGGCCCGGCGTGGACGATGACCGGCGTGTTCTCCAAGGTCTGGATCAACGTCGGCATCATGGCGTCCTTGAGCAGCACCGCCATGGCGCCGGCTGCCTTGAGGTCCTCGGCCGTCACCGGGTTGCCTTCTTCGTTGGTTCCAATGACGATCCGGCTCAGGCGGGCCCGCAGATCGCGCATGTCGCTGGCCAGCGCCAGGATCGCCATGACCTCGGAGGCCACGGTGATGTCGAACCCGGTCGCGCGGGGCCGGCCGTCGTCCTTGGTGCCCAGGCCGATGACGATGTGGCGCAGCGCCCGGTCGCTGATGTCCATCACCCGCGGCCAGGTGATCGAGTACGGGTCAATCTTGAGATCGTTGCCCTGCATGATGTGATTGTCAATCATCGCCGCCAGCAGGTTGTGGGCGACGCCGACCGCGTGGATGTCGCCGGTGAAGTGCAGGTTGAAGTCCTCCATAGGAATCGCCTGCGAGTGGCCGCCACCGGCGGCGCCGCCCTTGATGCCGAAGGTGGGCCCCATCGAGGGCTGTCGGAGGGCGTTGATGGTCTTGTGGCCCAGCTTGTTCAGGGCCATCCCCAGACCGACCGCGGTCGTCGTCTTCCCCTCGCCCAGCGGAGTCGGGGTGATGGCGGTAACCATGATGTACTTGCCGCTGGGCCGGTCGGCCAGGCGTTCCATCACGTCGAGGTGGATCTTGGCCTTGTACTTCCCGTACATGTCGAGGTCGTCCTCGGTCAGTCCAAGGCGCCCGGCGATCTCCAACACTGGCAGGAGCTTGGCCTCCTGGGCAATCTCGAGGTCGCTCTTGATCTTGCTGCTCATGCGGTTACCTCCTCGATGGGTGTTCTTACGTCCTCTCGCACGACCTGCCGCGGCCTGCCGACCGCGGCTTCCGACCAGTCCTTGGGTTCCATTATGGCGCGGAGGGTCTCCATCTCCCCCAATGCCTGAAGTCGGTTGAAGATGAGCAGCCACGCGCAGTCCACGGCGGCATCCACCTCGCACTTCCCGTCGCGGTATCCTCCGCAGGGCCCATTGAGCAACCCCTTCGAGCAGCGCGCGATCGGGCAGATGCCGCCGGTGCGGTCGAGGACGCAATCGCCGCACCCGCGGCACCGCTCGGCCCACACCCCGGGCTGGAGGGTGATCCCCATGAACTTGGTGTCCAGCAGCGGGAACACGCGGCGGTGGGGGAATGTCTCCGCCATCAACTGCACCCCACACCCGCACCCCAGCGAGAAGACCGCCTCGGCCGCTTCCACCTGGGAGGCCAGCGGCAGGAGGAACTCCTGGTCGCACTGACGGTGCACGGTGGCCTCGGCTATCTCGATGGACGCACCGTGCGTGCCGCGGGCCAGCCGTGCCAGCGAGCTGAGGACGGCCACCTCACGCTCTCCGCCGGCGAGGCATACCGACACACAGCTCGCGCAACCGACCACCAGCACCCGCTGGTACGGCGCCATCATCTTGAGAACGGCCTCCAGGGGCTTCTGCTCGGCTACGATCATGGCGCCCTCCTATCTCGCCTGGAGCGCAGGAGCGGCAGCCAGGTGGGCGAGCACCGGGCCGGCCACATGGAACGAGCCAGTCACGCAGACAACGTCCTCAGGGGAGGCGGCCTCGAGCGCAAACTCGAGAGCATCCACCGGGTCCTCGACGATGCGGATGTCGGTAACCCACGGACAGAACGCGATCGCCACCTCGGCCGGCGGCAGCGCACGGTCGTCGTCGGCCCTGGTCGCAACGACAACCGAGGCCCGGGGGGCGATGATGCGGGCGATGCCAGCCAGGTCCTTGTTGCCCAGCACCCCGATCACCAACGCGATGCGGCGCCCGGGGAAGACCTCGTCCAGCACGTTGCGCAGCGCCTGGAACGAGACGGCGTTGTGGGCCACGTCCACGATCAGGGTGGGGCAGCATTGACGAACCACCTCGATCCGGGCAGGCCAGCGCAGGCCGGCAAGGCCTGCGCGCACCGCCGCCTCAGGCACCGCAAACCCCGCGGCTTCCAGCGCCTCAACCGCGCCGATGGCGGTAGCGGCGTTGAGGGACTGATGCCGCCCCAGCAGGGGCACCGCCAGGTCCCTGTAAGAGCGCCGTTGCCCGCACACGGTGACGCGGATCCCTCCCAGGCCGGACCGCAGCGTCCGGTAGCGAATCTCACGGCCCACCCGGATCAGCGTGGCACCCTTGGATACCGCTGCCGCCTCGATCACCTCGGATGCCACTGCCGGCTGGGGCACGGTGACAACCCTACCGGCCGGCCGGATGATGCCGGTGTCTTCCTCCGCGATGCGCCGAAGGCTGTTGCCCAGCAGGTCGGTGTGGTCGTACCCCACGGTGGCGATGACCGAGACGACCGGATTCACCACGTTGGTGGCATCTAGGCGCCCCCCTATGCCGACCTCTACGACGGCGAGATCCACCGCCCCTCGGGCGAAGTACATGAACGCGACCGCGGCCGAAACCTCAAAGTAGGTCGGGGGCCAGCCCGGCCCGCCCTCTCCCCGGACGACCGCATCGCGCGCCTCGCCCACAAGTAGGGACAGTTCCTCCGGCGAGATCAGCTCCCAGTTGATTCGCATCCGCTCGCGAAAGTCCACAAGGTGCGGCTTGGTGTAGAGACCCACCCGGTAGCCGGCGGATTGCACCATCGAGGCGATCATCGCCGCGGTGGATCCCTTGCCCTTCGTCCCCGCGACAAGCACCGCCGGGAATCTCCCCTCGGGGTTGCCGAGCAGACCGCAGAGATGCCGCATGCGGTCCATCTTGATGGGCAAATACGGCGCCGGTTGAGAAGGCCGGCCGGCGATCAGCCCGTTGAGGTAGGCGAGCGACTCCTCGTTGTTCATCCCAACACCCTACAGCTAGGCCGTCCTCACTTGAAGGTAGTTGTCGCAGTAGATCTCTCTATTGAGGAGCACGCTGGCCGTCCGCAACGCGTCCATCAGCTCCTGGTCCAACGGATCCAGGATGGCTCCGTCCAGACCCATGGCCATGGCCATCGCCAGAAACGTGCGGTTGATCAGCCCGCGGTTGGGCGCACCCTGGGAGACGTTGCTCAACCCCACCATGATGTGCGGCCTGGGCTCGCATAGGGAAAGGAACGCCGGGATTGCCCCCAGAGCCTCGGGCCCCTGCGCCTGCGCGGCGCTTACCGGCAGCACGATGGGATCAAGGTACAGCCGGTCGGTAGGCAGGCCGGCCTCCATGGCGCGGGCTACGATCGTCAGTGCGATCTCGGCCCGCGCATCGGCGTTGCGCGGGATGCCGCGCTCGTCAATGGTCAGCCCAATCAACCCAGCGTTGAACTCCACCGCCAGCGGAAGCAGTGCGTCGAGCTTCTCCGCGGCGCCCGTCGTGGAGTTGATTACCGCGTAGCCCCGGCAGGCGCGCAGCCCCGCGGCGATCACCGCCGGCTTGGGGCTATCCAGGGACAGCGGCACGTCCACCGCGTCCTGGACGGTCTGCACCAACCAGGTCATCACCTCGGCCGGGTCGTCCCCGGTCGGACCGGTGTTGAGGTCCAGGGCGCTGGCCCCGGCGCTCACCTGCCTCCTGGCCAGATCGGCTATCGCGGCCGCATCACGCTCCCGTATCGCGCGGGCTACCGACCGGAACATTCCATTGATACGCTCGCCAATAATGAACATCTGCTTCCTCCTATGCGGTGGCCACGGCCGCGCTCAGGTCGGCGATCGCCCGCCTGGCGGCAGCCGCCGCCTCAGGATGCATCATAACCAGGATGTCGGCCCCGGCGTGCAGGAAGGAGGTTGCGGTGATCGCCTCCCAGGCCGGCCCGCGCCGCGACTCCGAACCCCACACCGGCTGCGCGGCCTCGGGCAGCTTCGCCTCCTTGGCCTTCCAGGATTCCTCGGCCGAGAGGGTAAGCATCGGCTGTGCCAGCATCTTGTCGCCCTGCAGGCCGGCTATGCGGATCCGCTCCATGATCGAGTACTCGTACTCCATGCCGTAGCCCAGCGATGCGTTCCCTGGATGAAGCACGATCCGACCGGGGGAGATTCCCATCTCCGTGATGAGGATGCTGAGCTGCTTCTGAATGTTGACGTCAATCGGCGATTCGGCCAAGACCGAGTGTCCGTCTGCCAGGCAGGAGACCACAAGCGTCTTGTAGTTCTCAGGGGTTGCCACGCCGATCAGGCAACGCTCTCCCTTGGTTGCCTCCGTGACGCGCGGCCAGACCTCGTTGTCCTTGTCGGCGTGACCGCAGCCCAGGATGATCAGCGGCACGGGCACGGCTTCCAGTACCGATCGCACGGTGGCGACCGCCGCGTCCGGCGAGGCGTCCATCCAGTCGGGATGAGGGCTGTTGAGGCGCAGGCAGATCAGTTCCGCCCCGTAGGCCTCGACGCACTTGCGCGCCCAATCCGCGGGCGAGCCCATTACGTCACCCAGTTGCTCCTTGAGTGCCTCGGGCCAGTCCTGGGGCACCGCGTCCATGACCTCCATCGCCACCACGGGGCGGTTGGGGCTGGGAGCATCCCCCGGAAGGAACGGCAGCGCGGCGTGCCCACCCACGGTCACGGTGCGGGCGCGCGTTCCACCCTCCGAGGCCGTGGCGCCGATTGTGACGGCGAAGATCTTGCCGGGCCAGGTTTCTCGCACCAACTCAACGGTCACTTGATCACCCCTCCTTGCGTATGCGATTGGCGGCGGCCACCAGCCGCCGGGTCGTAAGCTCTGCCAGCGCGGTGACCACCTCGGCATCCAGGTATCCCCGAACCGAGGCGTCGAACACCACCGAGACAGTAGGCGCGAACTCCTCATCGCCTTTCCACATCAGGTAGGCCACCGGAACCCGCGGGAGTGCCGGGATGCACACCGAGACGTCGCCCTGGTCTAGCGGCTCGCCATCCAGAGATCTACCTGCCTCTAGCAGAAGCGACGGCTCCTGACCGAAGACCTTCAGGATCGGTGCGGCGACCCGGCCGCGAAACGAGGCCAGGTATCCCGGACCGCCGGGAAGCTGCTCGAACGAGATCCAGAGGCCTTCGTGAGGACTTCCGGTGGACTCCAGCAGGTAGAGCAGCAGCAGGATGGCCACGCTCACCTCGGCGGGCTGGCCATCGGCGTCCAGTACCACCCCCTCCGGGTACGCAACCGTGTAGTCGCGCCCGACGCAGCGCAGCCCGATCCGGTTCTGACCGAGCACTGTCGCGCCGCTGCGGGCTGCGAGCAGATCTAGAGCGTGCGCGCCGATCTTCGTGCGCAGCCCGTCGTAGGTTCCCCGATAGACGCTCACGCCCGCACCGCCGCCAGCGGCCCCACCGACGTCAGGATCTCCGTCACCGCGCGCGCCGCCGGGGAGTCGTCGGGAAGGTCCAGCAGGGACCGTCCTTCCAGTTCGTAGGCGGCCACCAGCGGATCCTCGGGCACCACCCCGGCCACGCGTATCCCGTCCTCGCCGAAGACGCGATCCACGGCCGCGGGCACAGCGGACGCCCGGTTGACCACCAACGCGATCTCCCCGACTGAAACGCTAAGTCCCCGCACGAGGTCCTGAATCCGCCGCGCCGCCTTGATCCCTGCCATGCTGGGGTCGCTCACGATCAGCAGCAGCCCGACGTCGCGCGTGGTCCGCCGGCTGATATGCTCCATTCCTGCTTCGTTGTCCATCACAACGAATGGGTAGCTGCCCATCAGGCGGTCAAGGTGATCGCGCAGCAGGTGGTTGGCCGCGCAGTAGCAGCCTGCTCCTTCCGGCCTACCCATTACGATCAGGTCAACGCCCTGACCCTCGGCCAGGCAGTCCTCTAGGTGGTATTCCAGATACGTCGCCCGCGGGAGGTTGTCGGGCACGTCGCGCATTCCCCGCGTCTCCTGCAGGACGTCGGATATGGCCCGGTCCGGCCGCAGCCCCAACGCCGCGTCCAGGTTCGTGTTGGGATCCGCGTCCACGGCCAGGATAGGAGTCTTCCCCAGACGCCGCAGGGAACGAACGATGAGCCCGGCCATGGTGGTCTTACCCGTTCCACCCTTGCCGGCCACCGCCACCACAAACGGCATCTTCACGCCCCCCTCAGTCCTGCCTGCCCAGTTGCGCGCACGCGCGGGGGAACCGGGCGCAGTCGGTATGCGGGAGAAACGTGGCGGAGACGTACTCCTCCATGAAGCCCGTGTCGGTGCTGAGCTCCCGATAGGTCATCTTCTGCGCCACCTCAGCGGCCCTGCGCCATGCTTCATGGGAGAGCAGGGCCATCTTGGCACCCGAGGCGGATCCGTTGCCGATGAAGGTCACCCGCTCGACCGGCACATCGGGGAGGAGGCCGATCAGGATGGCCTTTTGGATGTCCAGGTAGGTACCGAAGCCGCCGGCGACGTAGATGCGCTGGACGTCGCGGATATCAATGCCCAGCCGCCGGGTAAGAATGGCACCGCCGGCGTACACCGCTGCCTTTGCCCTCAAGAGGTTCTCGATGTCCGCCGAGGTCAAGACGATGTCGCGGCCCGCGGCGCTGTCTCCGGAGGGCACGATCACCGCCTCGAGGCCGTCCGGACCCTGGCGGACCACAGGCGCGTCGGGCCGCAGCTGGCCCGCGCGATCCAAGTATCCGGCCAGCAGTAGTTCCGCCAGGATGTCAACCATGCCCGAACCGCAGATGCCTCGAGGCCTGCCGCCTCCAATGGTGGACCAGGAGAGCCCTCCGTCAGGGGTGATCTTGACACGCTGCACCGCCCCCAGGGCCGCGCGCATCCCCCAGGTGATGCCGCCTCCCTCGAACGCCGGGCCGGCCGAGCAGGCGCAGCACACCAGGAAGTCGCGGTTCCCGACCACCGTCTCGCCGTTGGTACCCACGTCTATGAGCATGGAAAGCTCGTCGGTCCTGTCCATGCCCGCGGCCAGCACGTCCGCGGTGATATCCCCTCCGACATAGCTACTGACCCCAGGCATCCAGGCCAGCGTTGCGTTGTGGTTCACGCGCAGCCCCACCTCTCCTGCGCGGTAGGCCGGAGGCATGGAGATCACCGGGATGTAGGGCTCCCGGCGTATCTCCGCCGGAGGAAGCCCAAAGAAGAGGTGCAGCATGGTGGTGTTGCCCGCCAGTACCGCGCCGACGATCTCGTCCCTGGCGACACCGTGCGCCTGCGCGAGTCCGCCGATCAAGACGTTGGTGACGCCCAGCGCCGCGTCCCG
The nucleotide sequence above comes from bacterium. Encoded proteins:
- a CDS encoding NAD(P)-binding protein — protein: MGAGPAGLTAAQALAARGIPVLLAEQGPVIGGWAACYACKAATDCNLCGVCLAARSGRTMQPGTGVTLRVDTQVLRIEGGPGSFAVRLAYRPRGVDISHCTGCGRCADVCPVAAIAQPHPQALPLAYVLDQEACLRARGEDCVICRDACPFGAVLLDDASFEESVQADVVVLATGFAPFPAERKGQFGYGRLPGVITTMDLERGLWQHGPEYLSHLMPGSRRVAFVHCVGSRDLAAGRGWCSQVCCPTALRLAGRMVRELPRLEATLFFMDLQRCAPGIARLFNDLPPEIRLVRGIPADVLSEPGGLLLTFEDVATATRRQELFDLVVLAVGMDSPGAAAGMPAAAEGFLCDLPAGIVAAGAAGGPVSIPEAVGEGLRAAGAALRVLESLP
- a CDS encoding formate--tetrahydrofolate ligase, coding for MSSKIKSDLEIAQEAKLLPVLEIAGRLGLTEDDLDMYGKYKAKIHLDVMERLADRPSGKYIMVTAITPTPLGEGKTTTAVGLGMALNKLGHKTINALRQPSMGPTFGIKGGAAGGGHSQAIPMEDFNLHFTGDIHAVGVAHNLLAAMIDNHIMQGNDLKIDPYSITWPRVMDISDRALRHIVIGLGTKDDGRPRATGFDITVASEVMAILALASDMRDLRARLSRIVIGTNEEGNPVTAEDLKAAGAMAVLLKDAMMPTLIQTLENTPVIVHAGPFANIAHGNNSIVADKIAVKLADYVVTESGFGADIGAEKMLNVKCRYSGLKLDAAVVVATIRALKMHGGVGRVVPGRPLPPELVSENVEAVTRGCENLQKHIENMRLHGLPVVVAINLFPTDTEREIAAVREASLAAGAVDAVTSDHHARGGEGALELAKAVVKATGQPSHMQFLYPLEMPIREKIETIATKIYGADGVDFEPAAEAKIKLYTKFGYDKLPICMAKSHLSLSDNPALKNRPRGFRVTVRDIRASVGAGFLYPLCGQMRTMPGLPKAPAATKVDIDPKTGKVVGLF
- a CDS encoding methylenetetrahydrofolate reductase C-terminal domain-containing protein, whose protein sequence is MIVAEQKPLEAVLKMMAPYQRVLVVGCASCVSVCLAGGEREVAVLSSLARLARGTHGASIEIAEATVHRQCDQEFLLPLASQVEAAEAVFSLGCGCGVQLMAETFPHRRVFPLLDTKFMGITLQPGVWAERCRGCGDCVLDRTGGICPIARCSKGLLNGPCGGYRDGKCEVDAAVDCAWLLIFNRLQALGEMETLRAIMEPKDWSEAAVGRPRQVVREDVRTPIEEVTA
- a CDS encoding folylpolyglutamate synthase/dihydrofolate synthase family protein, with amino-acid sequence MNNEESLAYLNGLIAGRPSQPAPYLPIKMDRMRHLCGLLGNPEGRFPAVLVAGTKGKGSTAAMIASMVQSAGYRVGLYTKPHLVDFRERMRINWELISPEELSLLVGEARDAVVRGEGGPGWPPTYFEVSAAVAFMYFARGAVDLAVVEVGIGGRLDATNVVNPVVSVIATVGYDHTDLLGNSLRRIAEEDTGIIRPAGRVVTVPQPAVASEVIEAAAVSKGATLIRVGREIRYRTLRSGLGGIRVTVCGQRRSYRDLAVPLLGRHQSLNAATAIGAVEALEAAGFAVPEAAVRAGLAGLRWPARIEVVRQCCPTLIVDVAHNAVSFQALRNVLDEVFPGRRIALVIGVLGNKDLAGIARIIAPRASVVVATRADDDRALPPAEVAIAFCPWVTDIRIVEDPVDALEFALEAASPEDVVCVTGSFHVAGPVLAHLAAAPALQAR
- a CDS encoding dihydropteroate synthase, which translates into the protein MFIIGERINGMFRSVARAIRERDAAAIADLARRQVSAGASALDLNTGPTGDDPAEVMTWLVQTVQDAVDVPLSLDSPKPAVIAAGLRACRGYAVINSTTGAAEKLDALLPLAVEFNAGLIGLTIDERGIPRNADARAEIALTIVARAMEAGLPTDRLYLDPIVLPVSAAQAQGPEALGAIPAFLSLCEPRPHIMVGLSNVSQGAPNRGLINRTFLAMAMAMGLDGAILDPLDQELMDALRTASVLLNREIYCDNYLQVRTA
- the cdhD gene encoding CO dehydrogenase/acetyl-CoA synthase subunit delta, translated to MTVELVRETWPGKIFAVTIGATASEGGTRARTVTVGGHAALPFLPGDAPSPNRPVVAMEVMDAVPQDWPEALKEQLGDVMGSPADWARKCVEAYGAELICLRLNSPHPDWMDASPDAAVATVRSVLEAVPVPLIILGCGHADKDNEVWPRVTEATKGERCLIGVATPENYKTLVVSCLADGHSVLAESPIDVNIQKQLSILITEMGISPGRIVLHPGNASLGYGMEYEYSIMERIRIAGLQGDKMLAQPMLTLSAEESWKAKEAKLPEAAQPVWGSESRRGPAWEAITATSFLHAGADILVMMHPEAAAAARRAIADLSAAVATA
- a CDS encoding DUF3786 domain-containing protein, with product MSVYRGTYDGLRTKIGAHALDLLAARSGATVLGQNRIGLRCVGRDYTVAYPEGVVLDADGQPAEVSVAILLLLYLLESTGSPHEGLWISFEQLPGGPGYLASFRGRVAAPILKVFGQEPSLLLEAGRSLDGEPLDQGDVSVCIPALPRVPVAYLMWKGDEEFAPTVSVVFDASVRGYLDAEVVTALAELTTRRLVAAANRIRKEG
- a CDS encoding AAA family ATPase gives rise to the protein MPFVVAVAGKGGTGKTTMAGLIVRSLRRLGKTPILAVDADPNTNLDAALGLRPDRAISDVLQETRGMRDVPDNLPRATYLEYHLEDCLAEGQGVDLIVMGRPEGAGCYCAANHLLRDHLDRLMGSYPFVVMDNEAGMEHISRRTTRDVGLLLIVSDPSMAGIKAARRIQDLVRGLSVSVGEIALVVNRASAVPAAVDRVFGEDGIRVAGVVPEDPLVAAYELEGRSLLDLPDDSPAARAVTEILTSVGPLAAVRA
- a CDS encoding ASKHA domain-containing protein yields the protein MAGPTVKFQPDARTVAAEAGQTLLDAAFAAGIPLSSVCGGRGICGRCLVRIVAGEAEVDEGGRVPGGQEILACLSRVTGDVTVDVSELSRLEGEQILIGAERNGPFMPIPKEAADERPGAAVPAPLDPLVFALPLQLPQPTIHDCLSDFSRLTRELRRAGGIQDLVVPLDVLRTAPQVLRDANWEVTAVLARTNGAHDLVALWPGTAGSGLYGVAVDVGTTTIVVHLVDLAGGATLGAAAALNRQATYGDDVISRIIHAGEPGGLERMRDAALGVTNVLIGGLAQAHGVARDEIVGAVLAGNTTMLHLFFGLPPAEIRREPYIPVISMPPAYRAGEVGLRVNHNATLAWMPGVSSYVGGDITADVLAAGMDRTDELSMLIDVGTNGETVVGNRDFLVCCACSAGPAFEGGGITWGMRAALGAVQRVKITPDGGLSWSTIGGGRPRGICGSGMVDILAELLLAGYLDRAGQLRPDAPVVRQGPDGLEAVIVPSGDSAAGRDIVLTSADIENLLRAKAAVYAGGAILTRRLGIDIRDVQRIYVAGGFGTYLDIQKAILIGLLPDVPVERVTFIGNGSASGAKMALLSHEAWRRAAEVAQKMTYRELSTDTGFMEEYVSATFLPHTDCARFPRACAQLGRQD